The following are encoded together in the Petrotoga mexicana DSM 14811 genome:
- a CDS encoding anhydro-N-acetylmuramic acid kinase, with protein MNTLEVKGEDIMLVIGLMSGTSVDGIDAALVEISEQDEQKLNVKVVNFINTPYSKKMREKILECSDPVTGSVDKICRLNFELGELFAQAAKEAVELKNLNMQDVNLIGSHGQTIYHYVSDDFISTLQIGEASVIAERTQVTTVSNFRARDIAAGGQGAPLVPYVDYILFKSDDYNRVMQNIGGIGNFTYIPKKSKLEDIKGTDTGPGNMLIDGVVQILTNGEQSYDKDGKISEKGKISETLLADLMAHPFIKKEPPKTTGREVFGLKYAKEIINKGKSMKLDDEDIVATVTAFTAKSIVYAYLRFIGINIDQVIISGGGSYNPTLVSMIIYYAKKMIGEKVTVVVMEELGFSSDAKEAVAFAVLAYQTYKGRKNNVPQITGAKRFVTLGEVAPVDKNKNVDKTPF; from the coding sequence TGGTATAGATGCTGCACTAGTTGAAATATCAGAACAGGACGAACAAAAATTAAATGTTAAAGTTGTTAATTTTATAAACACACCATATAGTAAAAAAATGAGAGAAAAAATTTTAGAATGTTCTGACCCTGTAACTGGTAGCGTGGATAAAATCTGTAGATTGAATTTCGAGCTTGGAGAATTGTTTGCTCAAGCCGCCAAAGAAGCTGTTGAATTAAAAAACTTGAATATGCAAGATGTGAATTTAATAGGTTCCCATGGCCAAACTATATACCATTATGTGAGTGATGATTTTATTTCCACGCTTCAAATAGGTGAAGCTAGTGTAATAGCAGAAAGAACTCAAGTTACCACCGTTAGCAACTTTAGGGCGAGAGATATTGCAGCGGGTGGTCAAGGGGCACCACTTGTACCATATGTTGATTATATTTTGTTCAAAAGTGATGATTACAACAGGGTTATGCAAAATATTGGAGGAATAGGAAACTTCACCTATATACCAAAAAAATCTAAGTTGGAAGATATAAAAGGTACGGACACAGGCCCAGGGAACATGCTTATAGATGGCGTAGTTCAAATTCTAACCAACGGAGAACAAAGTTATGACAAAGATGGGAAAATTAGCGAAAAGGGTAAGATTTCTGAGACTCTTTTAGCTGATTTAATGGCTCATCCTTTTATAAAAAAAGAGCCCCCTAAAACCACAGGAAGAGAAGTTTTTGGGTTAAAGTACGCAAAAGAGATAATAAACAAAGGAAAAAGCATGAAATTAGACGACGAAGATATTGTTGCAACCGTAACAGCTTTTACCGCTAAATCGATTGTCTATGCTTACTTAAGATTTATAGGTATTAACATAGACCAAGTTATAATCTCTGGTGGTGGAAGTTATAATCCTACTTTGGTATCGATGATAATATATTATGCAAAAAAGATGATAGGCGAAAAAGTTACCGTGGTGGTGATGGAAGAGTTAGGTTTTTCAAGTGATGCTAAAGAAGCGGTAGCGTTTGCAGTATTAGCTTATCAAACTTACAAAGGGAGAAAAAATAATGTACCTCAAATTACTGGAGCCAAAAGGTTTGTTACCCTTGGTGAAGTAGCCCCCGTAGATAAAAATAAAAATGTTGACAAAACACCATTTTGA
- the sixA gene encoding phosphohistidine phosphatase SixA, with the protein MKNLILVRHAKAEKRSSEIDDFERKLTKVGKNDSREVAEYVAKILNKVDLLITSPALRAKETAEIFAKSFKSKPKVIEEELLYDGEVEEIIEKISNITKGYNNVMIFGHNPTFDELAKRLTGDDLHLRKAGVICIEGESFDDILSGKGKLKWMVDPKSLSS; encoded by the coding sequence ATGAAAAACCTAATATTAGTTAGGCACGCCAAAGCAGAAAAAAGATCTTCGGAAATTGATGATTTTGAAAGAAAGTTGACAAAAGTTGGTAAAAACGATTCTAGAGAAGTTGCAGAATATGTGGCTAAAATTTTAAATAAGGTTGATCTTTTGATTACCTCTCCTGCTTTAAGAGCGAAAGAAACCGCAGAAATCTTTGCAAAGTCTTTTAAATCAAAGCCAAAGGTAATAGAAGAAGAATTACTGTATGATGGAGAAGTAGAAGAGATAATTGAAAAAATCTCAAATATTACGAAAGGGTATAACAATGTAATGATATTTGGACACAATCCAACTTTTGACGAACTTGCAAAAAGATTAACTGGTGATGATTTGCATTTGAGAAAAGCGGGAGTAATTTGTATTGAAGGAGAATCATTCGATGATATTTTATCTGGAAAAGGAAAATTAAAATGGATGGTAGATCCGAAGTCACTAAGCTCTTAA
- a CDS encoding RNA degradosome polyphosphate kinase, which translates to MAKTSSNRRKEKKIDLNDYKYYNNRELSWLDFNFRVLEEAYDTTNPLLERVKFLSITSSNLEEFFMIRVAGLEEQLQAGFGGMDISGLTPRDQLMKISQKTHEMVEMQYKCLESELLPSLGKENIKVLKVNEIDEEKKEFLDNYFQTTVFPVVTPMAVDQSRPFPILPGSGINLVVELEDEKEERLYAFIPLPTIFPRFINIPCTDGTCLFLTEDLLKMHSDLFFSGYKVIEISEFRITRDGDLSIDEDDARDLLIEIESSLKERKTGFPVKLEISKNMGKNLRNFLVNALNLRSDNIYEISNLLDLSSLMEIANLEGYEHLKFEYYSPQPSPSFYGKEDIFKVLREKDVLLHRPYESFEHVIDFLRQAAEDPQVLAIKQTLYRVGKTSPIIDYLIKAAENGKQVTVVVEVKARFDEENNIQWAKELEKAGCHVVYGLVGLKVHAKLLLIVRREESGIKRYVHMSTGNYNYITAKLYEDIDFFTCKESYAQDVSALFNILTGYSKPPTWKKLGVAPTSLRETFLRWIDNEIDAVKKGGKGRIIIKVNSLLDVSIIKALYKASMAGVKVNLIVRGICALKVGIKGVSEGITVRSIVGRYLEHSRIYYFENNGLPKLFISSADLMPRNLDRRVESLIPIEQEDLKQRLIYVLNLYLKDNFKARELQPNGEYKRPTEKKSKLFIVQDELMKEAKKKFRKFIKKQEVDKFNFPKLK; encoded by the coding sequence ATGGCAAAAACTAGTAGCAACAGAAGAAAAGAAAAGAAAATAGATTTGAACGATTACAAATATTATAATAATAGAGAGCTAAGTTGGTTGGACTTTAATTTTAGAGTATTAGAGGAAGCCTATGATACAACAAACCCTCTTTTAGAAAGAGTCAAATTTCTTTCCATAACCTCATCCAATCTTGAAGAGTTTTTCATGATAAGGGTAGCTGGCTTGGAAGAACAACTTCAAGCTGGTTTCGGTGGAATGGATATTTCTGGCTTAACACCTAGAGATCAATTAATGAAGATCTCACAAAAAACACATGAAATGGTGGAAATGCAATATAAATGTTTAGAAAGTGAGCTACTACCTTCTTTAGGAAAGGAGAACATCAAAGTTCTCAAAGTTAATGAGATTGATGAAGAAAAAAAGGAGTTTTTAGATAATTATTTTCAAACGACGGTTTTTCCCGTAGTAACTCCCATGGCTGTCGATCAAAGTAGACCATTTCCGATATTACCTGGTAGCGGCATAAATCTAGTTGTGGAGTTAGAAGATGAAAAAGAGGAAAGGTTATATGCTTTTATACCCTTACCAACGATTTTTCCAAGATTTATAAATATTCCCTGCACGGATGGCACATGTTTATTTTTAACTGAAGATCTTTTAAAAATGCATTCTGATTTATTTTTTAGCGGATACAAAGTAATTGAGATTTCTGAGTTTAGAATCACACGTGATGGAGACCTTTCTATTGACGAAGATGATGCCAGAGATTTGTTAATTGAGATAGAAAGTTCACTTAAAGAAAGAAAAACAGGTTTTCCTGTCAAATTAGAAATATCCAAAAATATGGGAAAGAACCTGAGGAATTTCCTTGTAAATGCACTAAATTTAAGAAGTGATAATATTTATGAGATTTCCAATCTTTTAGATTTGAGTTCTCTTATGGAAATTGCTAATTTAGAAGGGTATGAGCATTTAAAATTTGAGTATTATTCTCCCCAACCTTCCCCAAGCTTTTATGGCAAAGAGGATATCTTTAAGGTACTTAGGGAAAAAGATGTTCTTTTACACCGCCCTTATGAGTCTTTTGAGCATGTGATAGATTTTTTAAGGCAGGCGGCAGAAGATCCTCAAGTGTTGGCAATCAAACAAACTTTGTACCGAGTTGGGAAAACATCTCCAATCATAGATTATCTTATTAAAGCAGCAGAGAACGGCAAGCAAGTTACCGTTGTGGTAGAAGTCAAAGCCAGATTTGATGAAGAAAATAATATCCAATGGGCTAAGGAGTTGGAAAAAGCGGGTTGCCACGTTGTTTATGGGCTTGTCGGATTAAAAGTACATGCAAAACTATTGTTGATTGTTAGAAGAGAAGAAAGTGGGATCAAGAGATACGTTCATATGAGTACAGGGAATTACAATTACATAACTGCAAAATTATATGAAGATATAGATTTTTTTACTTGTAAGGAAAGTTATGCTCAAGATGTATCAGCACTGTTCAACATCTTAACGGGTTATTCAAAACCTCCAACATGGAAAAAATTAGGAGTTGCCCCTACAAGTTTAAGGGAAACTTTTTTACGATGGATTGATAATGAAATAGATGCAGTTAAAAAAGGTGGAAAAGGGAGAATAATAATAAAAGTTAATTCCTTACTAGATGTATCTATAATAAAAGCTTTATATAAGGCATCCATGGCCGGTGTAAAGGTTAACTTGATCGTTAGAGGGATATGTGCTTTAAAAGTAGGAATAAAAGGTGTTAGTGAAGGTATAACGGTTAGAAGTATAGTGGGAAGGTATTTAGAACATAGTAGAATATATTATTTTGAAAATAATGGATTACCTAAATTATTTATATCAAGTGCCGATCTAATGCCTAGAAATCTGGATAGGAGAGTTGAATCTTTGATACCAATAGAGCAGGAAGATTTGAAGCAGCGATTGATATATGTATTGAACCTTTATCTAAAAGATAATTTCAAAGCAAGAGAGTTACAACCGAATGGAGAGTATAAAAGACCAACGGAGAAAAAGTCAAAATTGTTTATAGTTCAAGATGAGCTGATGAAGGAAGCAAAGAAAAAGTTTAGAAAATTTATAAAAAAGCAAGAAGTCGACAAGTTTAACTTTCCAAAATTAAAATAA
- a CDS encoding CHAD domain-containing protein: MDGRSEVTKLLNDISANPWIFLKGYIEYFEKMKNRLLKNISYVFDEKGEDSVHDMRTSCRRIEASIDFLEGFSKRESSKKAKKKVNKILKKSNKSRDYQVHLDFLKKIEEQNNEIIDYFEKKYSKEKEKLKGYLSSLKTSELDHLLESCLSFLVFDFVQNFQINDPYFDNLYKKEFKEVHEDFKNTDRSDDKKLHKIRIKIKDLRYKTEILGALKGETLLEEDMFKQIQDILGTHHDLIILKKKLVKKFQEDNIKALLKEIDKEINQLQGKIDVGVSEIFEKLYDNICSEKA; encoded by the coding sequence ATGGATGGTAGATCCGAAGTCACTAAGCTCTTAAACGATATTTCAGCCAATCCATGGATATTTTTAAAAGGTTACATCGAATATTTTGAAAAAATGAAAAACCGTCTCCTAAAAAACATTTCTTATGTTTTTGATGAAAAGGGGGAAGATAGTGTTCACGACATGAGAACATCGTGTAGAAGGATAGAAGCAAGTATAGATTTTTTGGAAGGATTTTCAAAACGTGAAAGCTCTAAGAAAGCTAAGAAAAAAGTAAATAAGATATTAAAAAAAAGCAATAAATCAAGAGATTATCAAGTTCACTTAGATTTTCTTAAGAAAATTGAAGAGCAAAATAATGAAATAATCGATTATTTCGAGAAAAAATACAGTAAAGAGAAAGAGAAGTTGAAAGGTTATTTAAGTTCTTTAAAAACCTCGGAGTTAGATCATCTACTAGAAAGTTGTTTGAGTTTCTTGGTGTTTGATTTTGTACAAAATTTTCAGATAAATGATCCTTATTTTGATAATCTTTATAAAAAAGAATTTAAAGAAGTTCATGAAGACTTTAAAAATACTGATAGAAGCGACGATAAAAAGCTTCATAAAATAAGGATAAAGATTAAAGACTTGCGTTATAAAACAGAGATATTGGGAGCATTGAAAGGTGAAACTTTACTTGAAGAAGACATGTTTAAGCAGATTCAAGATATTTTGGGGACTCATCATGATTTGATTATTTTAAAGAAAAAGTTGGTAAAAAAATTTCAAGAAGATAATATTAAAGCTTTATTAAAAGAAATTGATAAAGAAATAAACCAATTACAAGGGAAGATAGATGTTGGGGTGAGTGAGATTTTTGAAAAGTTATACGACAATATTTGTAGCGAAAAGGCTTAA
- a CDS encoding ROK family protein — protein MSNWIGVDIGGTKILGALFDEKGNKLKSEKKSSKSSKGKEKVVEQLKKVLDSLLKENKDVKGIGIGVPGVIKDGKITFTPNMPLNEFNLVNFVEKEYNIKTIIENDANASMYGEWKFGAAKGVKNAVGYFVGTGIGGGLILNESLYKGSFNFAAEIGHMNVYPEGPLCGCNLRGCLESLSSKVAIQREIVRKKERGEKTLIKSSDLKGIVKSSTLKAAYDQGDDLVRGILNDAARYIGINAGSIINLLNPEVIVLGGGVMEALGEQLMPIVVETAKQYSIPHIFECCEFKLSQLLDDACLYGAFSLVKEKVGV, from the coding sequence ATGAGCAATTGGATAGGGGTAGATATAGGGGGAACCAAAATACTTGGCGCCTTATTTGATGAGAAAGGTAACAAATTGAAGTCAGAGAAAAAGAGTTCCAAAAGTTCAAAAGGCAAAGAAAAAGTTGTCGAACAATTGAAGAAAGTTTTGGATTCTTTACTGAAGGAGAATAAAGATGTAAAAGGGATAGGAATAGGTGTACCAGGAGTTATAAAAGATGGAAAAATTACCTTTACTCCTAACATGCCTTTGAATGAATTTAATTTAGTCAATTTTGTTGAGAAGGAATACAATATCAAAACTATTATAGAAAACGATGCTAATGCGAGTATGTATGGGGAATGGAAGTTTGGTGCCGCTAAAGGAGTAAAAAACGCCGTAGGTTATTTTGTAGGAACAGGAATAGGTGGCGGTTTAATATTGAATGAATCATTATATAAAGGTTCGTTCAATTTCGCTGCTGAGATTGGGCACATGAATGTGTACCCTGAAGGCCCTCTTTGTGGTTGTAATCTTCGTGGTTGTTTGGAAAGTTTGTCTTCTAAAGTAGCTATCCAAAGAGAAATAGTTAGAAAAAAAGAGAGAGGCGAGAAAACCTTAATAAAAAGCAGTGATTTGAAAGGCATAGTGAAAAGTTCTACTTTGAAAGCTGCTTATGATCAAGGGGACGATCTTGTTAGAGGGATATTGAATGATGCCGCAAGATATATAGGAATAAATGCCGGTTCCATTATTAATTTACTAAATCCTGAAGTTATCGTTTTAGGAGGGGGAGTAATGGAGGCATTAGGGGAACAATTGATGCCTATAGTAGTTGAAACAGCCAAGCAGTACTCTATACCTCATATCTTTGAGTGTTGTGAGTTTAAATTATCTCAATTGCTGGATGATGCATGCTTGTATGGGGCTTTTTCACTTGTTAAAGAAAAAGTAGGTGTATAA
- a CDS encoding HD domain-containing protein has product MVAGVINIGTENISFDIAQNDQDDIDIIESLDYPLFLGRDTFTTGRISFEKVEILSQKLLGFKRVAEEYGANKLKVVGTTALREAENLDFILDQIETRTGFTIDVLDDYEEKSHIYMELIRNFEKYKKYKRDDVLFVYIGTGSMGLATYSKGLIDSSQNIKIGSVKVSEMLRDLEENTLHYSNLIREYLNTFYQPINVWLINKKIKTFVTCGNEIEFLAGLLGKNEEEVLNIPQEEFDKLFQNLKSKNATELSREYDISESKANSLLSALAFYRLLLEVSGAENILVFPKVNLSRSLLFQRLLSRKYRRFFNLLEKSTIISSRNIGKRYFYEETHSQTVEKYAIKLFDVLEPIHQLSKRHRLLLQVAAILHDIGKYVNIKKHYLHSYNIIKGSEIIGLTSRELDIVSRIAYFHSAQDLEIDDYSSQLENIPDKILITKMLAILRLADALDVAHESKLGDIEVNLEGNHLIITTHTPKETLLEEWALKRKDNFFLEVFGILPELLKKL; this is encoded by the coding sequence ATGGTCGCAGGTGTTATAAACATAGGAACAGAAAATATATCTTTTGATATTGCTCAGAACGATCAAGATGATATCGATATAATAGAAAGTTTGGATTATCCCTTATTCTTAGGAAGAGATACCTTCACAACAGGAAGGATATCTTTTGAAAAAGTAGAGATCCTAAGTCAAAAACTTTTAGGATTCAAAAGGGTTGCAGAGGAATATGGAGCTAATAAATTGAAAGTAGTAGGTACCACCGCTTTGAGAGAAGCAGAAAATTTAGATTTTATTTTGGATCAGATCGAAACAAGAACAGGTTTTACTATCGACGTTTTAGATGATTACGAAGAGAAATCACATATCTACATGGAATTGATAAGGAACTTTGAAAAATATAAAAAGTACAAAAGGGATGATGTTTTATTTGTTTACATAGGAACGGGAAGCATGGGTTTAGCAACGTATTCTAAGGGTTTGATTGATAGTTCTCAAAATATAAAAATAGGTTCTGTTAAAGTTTCAGAGATGCTCAGAGATTTGGAAGAAAACACATTACACTATAGTAATTTAATCAGAGAGTATTTAAACACATTTTATCAGCCTATAAATGTTTGGCTTATTAATAAAAAGATCAAAACCTTTGTAACTTGTGGCAATGAAATTGAGTTTTTAGCTGGACTTTTGGGAAAAAATGAAGAAGAAGTATTAAACATTCCCCAAGAGGAGTTCGATAAACTTTTTCAGAATTTGAAATCAAAGAATGCCACCGAATTATCTAGAGAATACGATATTTCTGAAAGTAAAGCGAATTCGTTGTTATCAGCTTTAGCTTTTTATCGATTACTTTTAGAAGTATCGGGAGCTGAAAATATTTTAGTTTTTCCGAAGGTTAATTTAAGTAGGAGCTTGTTATTTCAACGGTTGTTGAGCAGAAAATATAGAAGATTTTTTAATTTATTGGAAAAGAGTACAATTATCTCTTCTAGAAATATAGGTAAAAGATATTTCTATGAGGAGACTCACAGTCAAACGGTAGAAAAATATGCGATAAAATTATTTGATGTTTTAGAACCGATTCATCAGTTAAGCAAAAGACATAGACTCCTTTTGCAAGTGGCTGCTATTTTACACGATATTGGAAAATATGTAAATATTAAAAAACATTATTTGCATTCGTATAACATAATTAAAGGCTCAGAGATCATAGGTTTAACTTCTAGAGAGTTAGACATTGTATCAAGGATCGCTTACTTCCACAGTGCTCAAGATTTGGAGATTGATGATTATTCATCACAATTGGAAAACATACCGGATAAGATTTTGATAACAAAGATGCTTGCCATATTGAGGCTTGCAGATGCCTTAGATGTCGCTCATGAGAGCAAATTGGGAGATATTGAAGTTAATTTAGAGGGTAATCATCTGATTATAACTACTCATACACCAAAGGAAACTTTGTTAGAAGAGTGGGCATTGAAAAGGAAGGATAATTTCTTTTTGGAAGTTTTTGGAATACTTCCAGAGTTATTGAAAAAATTATAA
- a CDS encoding DUF192 domain-containing protein, which translates to MQKIAFILLISIIFFTNLFSQSINIPEFPKGTLTISQEGSIVTIPIEIANTNELREFGLMYKEDIPEDYGMLFVFPTPGIRGFWMKNTFVELDIAFIDSSGTILDIQNMKPCEESTCPIYIIYKPFKFALEVKAGFFDRYGFTEGAKIEWSIKEFQNH; encoded by the coding sequence ATGCAGAAAATTGCTTTCATCCTTTTAATTTCGATAATTTTCTTCACCAATTTATTTAGTCAATCGATAAATATACCGGAATTTCCAAAAGGGACTCTAACCATTTCGCAAGAGGGAAGTATTGTAACGATTCCTATTGAAATTGCTAATACGAACGAATTAAGAGAATTTGGTTTGATGTACAAAGAAGATATTCCGGAAGATTATGGAATGCTTTTTGTATTTCCAACCCCTGGAATAAGAGGCTTTTGGATGAAAAACACCTTTGTTGAACTCGACATCGCTTTTATAGATAGCAGTGGAACAATATTAGATATACAAAACATGAAACCTTGTGAAGAATCAACCTGCCCTATTTACATAATTTACAAACCTTTCAAGTTTGCTTTAGAAGTAAAAGCAGGTTTCTTTGATCGATACGGATTCACTGAAGGAGCAAAAATTGAATGGTCAATCAAGGAATTTCAAAACCATTGA
- a CDS encoding maltodextrin glycosyltransferase: MPILYEINKYLQSKISQGKDDYAIPKRWMPPNYTGKVKLAGRKFFVNPYEFISNIIDNLSKNSAKDVDYSKPLSFIKNIKEPDWIKTSILYSAHVRATAAYVHDQTTLFVPIDEKGYTESGTFLKMLMLIPYFATYNVDSIYLLPITQASNKFKKGEVGSPYAVKNFFSVEKDYHDTLLGNEFTPNQEFGAFVEAAHMAGMRVLLDFVPRTGARDNDLILEHPDWFYWIDIDEMNGFAPPTVKELGFVQPSKENLKIVYNDEQVKNHLKKFRWDPKTQEPQKWENFIKRNKNNPDFLDEIAKEFKVITVPGFSDWINDPQPAWEDVTFLRLYLSHPEEALNYIDGANQPPYVLFDVVKSSLFPGKEKNTELWNLIANIIPFYQKNFGIDGARLDMGHALPDELEHEIIKRAKEYDPAFVIIAEELSMDNHIKAKKSGYDGILGNSWWAEPRIKEGWFKKFISEIAPKISLPTFATAETPDTPRAVTREGKETFSKLTAVVNTFMPNGITFINSGYELFEPQPMNTGLDVEDPVEERFKNLPSTDQFYGKLAFFDWYVLHWDTDHHMVKLLSLLGTLKEEVKDLLKNPNNYHFIDFSDDASAMFWWNGEKGVVIAINTNFKNPYFFDIDLGYYTWKSDHNIQTKLENYRRGESSWNVQDAHLRVTINPGEARVFFIH; this comes from the coding sequence ATGCCCATTCTATATGAAATTAATAAATACCTACAAAGTAAAATTTCACAGGGGAAAGACGATTACGCAATACCGAAAAGATGGATGCCACCTAATTATACTGGTAAAGTTAAACTAGCAGGGAGAAAGTTTTTTGTTAATCCCTATGAGTTTATATCCAATATAATCGATAATCTATCAAAAAATTCTGCAAAAGACGTGGATTACAGCAAGCCTCTTTCTTTTATTAAAAATATTAAAGAACCGGATTGGATCAAAACTAGCATACTTTATTCAGCTCATGTACGAGCTACGGCTGCATATGTTCATGATCAAACCACTTTATTCGTTCCGATAGACGAAAAAGGTTACACTGAATCAGGTACTTTCCTAAAAATGTTGATGTTAATACCCTATTTTGCTACTTATAACGTCGATAGTATATATTTACTTCCAATAACTCAAGCCAGCAACAAATTTAAAAAAGGTGAAGTAGGTTCACCATACGCAGTTAAGAATTTCTTCTCCGTAGAAAAAGATTATCACGATACTCTTTTGGGAAATGAATTTACCCCTAATCAAGAATTCGGAGCTTTTGTTGAAGCAGCTCATATGGCTGGAATGAGGGTATTGTTAGACTTTGTACCAAGAACAGGAGCCAGGGACAACGATCTTATTTTGGAACATCCCGATTGGTTCTATTGGATAGATATAGACGAAATGAACGGTTTTGCTCCTCCTACAGTTAAAGAGCTTGGATTTGTTCAACCAAGCAAAGAAAATTTAAAAATTGTGTACAATGACGAACAAGTCAAAAATCATCTTAAAAAATTCAGATGGGATCCAAAAACTCAGGAGCCACAAAAATGGGAGAATTTTATAAAAAGAAATAAAAATAACCCAGATTTTTTGGATGAGATAGCAAAAGAGTTTAAAGTAATTACCGTTCCAGGATTTTCAGATTGGATAAATGATCCCCAACCAGCATGGGAAGATGTTACTTTCTTAAGACTCTATCTTTCTCATCCAGAAGAAGCCCTAAACTATATAGATGGGGCAAATCAACCTCCTTATGTGCTCTTTGACGTGGTTAAATCGAGTTTGTTCCCAGGGAAAGAAAAGAATACCGAACTTTGGAACTTAATAGCAAATATTATCCCATTCTATCAAAAAAATTTCGGTATAGATGGTGCTAGGTTGGACATGGGCCATGCTCTACCTGATGAACTTGAACATGAAATTATAAAAAGGGCGAAAGAATACGACCCTGCCTTTGTAATAATAGCGGAAGAATTGAGTATGGACAATCATATAAAAGCTAAAAAAAGTGGCTACGATGGAATTTTGGGAAATTCATGGTGGGCTGAGCCAAGAATAAAAGAAGGCTGGTTCAAAAAATTCATTTCAGAAATAGCACCAAAAATATCTTTACCTACATTTGCTACGGCAGAGACACCAGATACCCCAAGAGCGGTTACAAGAGAAGGTAAAGAAACTTTCTCAAAATTAACAGCGGTGGTAAATACTTTCATGCCAAACGGAATAACATTCATAAACTCTGGATATGAGCTTTTTGAACCTCAACCTATGAACACAGGCCTAGATGTAGAAGATCCTGTGGAAGAAAGATTTAAAAATTTACCTTCAACAGATCAATTTTATGGCAAACTCGCATTCTTTGATTGGTATGTATTGCACTGGGATACAGACCATCATATGGTGAAATTACTTTCCTTACTAGGCACACTAAAAGAGGAAGTCAAAGATCTTTTGAAAAATCCTAACAATTACCATTTTATTGATTTTTCTGATGATGCAAGTGCAATGTTTTGGTGGAACGGAGAAAAAGGAGTTGTAATAGCTATCAATACCAACTTTAAAAATCCTTATTTCTTCGATATAGACCTTGGATATTATACCTGGAAAAGTGATCATAACATACAAACAAAATTGGAAAATTACAGAAGAGGAGAAAGCTCTTGGAACGTTCAGGATGCACATTTAAGAGTAACAATCAATCCGGGAGAAGCTAGAGTGTTTTTTATACATTAA